A window from Osmia lignaria lignaria isolate PbOS001 chromosome 8, iyOsmLign1, whole genome shotgun sequence encodes these proteins:
- the LOC117606779 gene encoding uncharacterized protein LOC117606779, with amino-acid sequence MEKQPLNPGAAKPSTISAPTAPKSTSSWEPPPSYNSATRGAESTSWPPPPGYYPSTGTTTHSNYVPSYGSTQSTAVIMPEIILVGGCPACRVGVMEDDFTCLGLLCAILFFPFGIICCLLLKTRRCSNCGAYFG; translated from the exons ATGGAAAAACAGCCACTAAATCCGGGAGCTGCTAAGCCTTCCACTATTTCTGCGCCTACAGCACCCAAAT CAACTTCTTCCTGGGAACCACCTCCTTCGTATAACTCGGCTACACGAGGAGCAGAATCTACTTCATGGCCTCCACCTCCAGGATATTATCCTAGCACAGGGACAACTACTCATTCCAATTATGTTCCTTCGTATGGTTCTACACAATCAACTGCAGTGATTATGCCAGAAATCATTTTAGTCGGAGGATGCCCTGCCTGCAGA GTGGGTGTAATGGAAGATGATTTTACGTGTCTGGGATTACTATGTGCAATTCTGTTCTTCCCATTTGGAATAATTTGCTGCTTGTTGTTAAAGACTCGACGTTGTTCCAATTGTGGTGCCTACTTTGGTTGA
- the black gene encoding glutamate decarboxylase-like protein black has product MPCLQNYMIHRLRRKFPNFIKVLLARSVKTRRQERKTSRVPRNLSEQLSRRSTSGPDRREPQCATMPANEDTLTESPEQAVSQIRNNFLRKVCDSGLQNNLARSSLGDEDCQNGCPNSISNGDVQEDFYYQSLPVRQLHEKFMKSFVDLLLEEAIFKGTSRENQVVEWMEPAALQSAIDLKLSDQGVSQKDLLSLASNVIKYSVKTGHPRFVNQLYSSVDPYGLLGQWLTDALNPSVYTYEVSPVFSLMEEELLREMRKIVGWKDGRGEGIFCPGGSIANGYAINLARHHRFPQLKELGLCSGGKLIVFTSQDAHYSVKKLSAFLGIGTSNVYEVKTDSRGKMCVSDLEEQIRRAFDEGATPLMVSATAGTTVLGAYDPLRDLASICKKYNLWFHVDAAWGGGALMSRRHRYLLDGIELADSVTWNPHKLLAAPQQCSTLLLRHEGLLQAAHGLKASYLFQPDKFYDTSFDSGDKHVQCGRRADVFKFWFMWKAKGTRGLEKHVDRVFDLAGYFTEYIRHREGFELVLEPECTNVCFWYVPPSKRHLQGEELSKVLQKTGPTVKERMVKRGSMLITYQPLRELPNFFRLVLQNSGLTEGDMRFFAEEIERLANDL; this is encoded by the exons ATGCCCTGCCTGCAGA ATTACATGATTCATCGACTCAGGAGGAAGTTTCCTAATTTCATCAAGGTCCTGCTGGCGAGATCTGTTAAGACAAGGAGGCAAGAAAGGAAAACCAGTCGCGTACCGAGAAATCTCAGTGAACAATTGAGCCGAAG GAGCACCTCGGGACCAGACAGAAGAGAACCTCAATGCGCAACTATGCCGGCTAACGAGGATACTTTGACCGAATCCCCTGAACAGGCAGTGTCACAGATCAGGAACAATTTTCTGAGGAAAGTCTGTGACAGTGGTCTGCAGAACAATCTTGCTCGTTCGTCCCTCGGTGATGAGGATTGCCAGAACGGTTGTCCAAATTCCATCAGCAATGGGGACGTTCAGGAAGATTTCTATTACCAAAGTTTGCCTGTCAGGCAGCTCCATGAGAAGTTCATGAAGAGTTTTGTTGATCTACTTCTGGAAGAGGCAATTTTTAAG GGTACCTCAAGAGAGAATCAAGTGGTGGAGTGGATGGAGCCAGCTGCACTTCAATCAGCCATCGACTTGAAGCTCTCTGATCAAGGAGTCTCTCAGAAGGATCTCCTCAGCCTTGCTAGCAACGTGATCAAGTACAGTGTAAAAACAGGCCACCCACGATTTGTAAATCAACTGTACTCCAGTGTGGATCCGTACGGTCTACTTGGACAGTGGTTAACAGATGCCttgaatccatcagtatacacTTATGAGGTCTCTCCGGTGTTCTCTTTGATGGAGGAAGAGTTGCTGCGAGAGATGAGAAAGATAGTTGGCTGGAAAGATGGCAGAGGTGAAGGGATATTTTGTCCAGGTGGTTCCATTGCTAATGGTTACGCTATCAACCTGGCACGTCATCACAG GTTCCCTCAACTGAAGGAACTGGGTCTGTGCAGTGGTGGCAAATTAATAGTCTTCACGTCCCAGGATGCTCATTACTCAGTAAAGAAACTGAGCGCATTCCTGGGTATAGGTACCAGTAATGTCTACGAAGTGAAAACAGATAGCAGAGGGAAGATGTGCGTGTCAGACTTGGAGGAGCAGATCAGAAGAGCTTTCGATGAAGGAGCAACTCCATTAATGGTCTCTGCCACGGCAGGGACAACCGTCTTGGGTGCCTATGATCCTCTGAGAGACTTAGCCAGCATCTGTAAAAAGTACAATCTATGGTTTCATGTTGACGCAGCTTGGGGAGGTGGGGCTTTAATGTCCAGAAGGCACAGGTACCTTTTGGACGGTATTGAATTGGCTGACTCTGTTACCTGGAATCCTCACAAGCTACTTGCTGCACCACAGCAATGCTCAACACTGTTACTGCGCCATGAGGGTCTCCTGCAGGCTGCGCATGGCTTGAAGGCTAGTTACCTCTTCCAGCCGGACAAATTCTATGACACCTCCTTCGACAGCGGTGACAAACACGTGCAGTGCGGTCGTAGGGCAGACGTGTTTAAATTTTGGTTCATGTGGAAGGCGAAAGGCACACGGGGCCTCGAGAAACACGTGGATCGTGTGTTCGATTTGGCAGGGTACTTCACTGAATATATAAGACACAGAGAGGGCTTCGAGTTGGTCCTTGAACCTGAATGCACGAACGTGTGCTTCTGGTACGTGCCACCTTCAAAACGTCACTTACAGGGCGAGGAGTTGTCGAAGGTTCTCCAGAAAACTGGGCCAACTGTGAAAGAGCGTATGGTGAAGAGGGGATCGATGCTGATCACTTACCAACCGCTCCGTGAATTACCTAACTTCTTTAGGCTGGTTCTGCAAAACTCTGGACTGACGGAAGGTGACATGAGATTCTTCGCGGAGGAGATCGAGAGACTCGCCAACGACTTATAG
- the LOC117606774 gene encoding alanine aminotransferase 1 isoform X1, whose protein sequence is MPQARWWNPVIGSGRLRTWERLSAYAGSGPTGGRTSARLTVTRPVVQRSAVDRTLRRGMANSAPGRKVLTEDNVFTNLRKMEYAVRGPLLLRALEIEKELQKGAKKPFKEVIKANVGDAHAMGQRPITFLRQVLTLTVSPNLLDDPTYPEDVKERARTLLCGCKGGSVGSYSESAGIEIVRRHVAEYIQNRDGLPSDYRNIILSNGASDGIKSFLKLFNERLDGKPSGVMIPIPQYPLYSATLAEFGLAQVGYYLNEENKWGLDISELDRALNESRRTCNPRVLVVINPGNPTGQVLTRSNIEDIIQFAYKNHLFLLADEVYQDNVYDKDSAFHSFKKVMLEMGEPYSQMELASYMSVSKGYMGECGIRGGYAEIINMDPKVMAILLKSISAMLCPTVLGQVVMDVVVNPPKPKEPSYPLFIKEKEETLRSLAERSQLVVDTLNSIPGFKVNPAMGAMYVFPQIDLPKKAIEAAKAKGQHPDVFYAFKLLETTGICVIPGSGFGQRPGTYHFRTTILPQKDTIKAMLDSLKQFHLRFLEEYK, encoded by the exons ATGCCGCAGGCACGATGGTGGAACCCTGTTATCGGGAGCGGTCGGCTTAGGACGTGGGAACGGCTGTCCGCGTACGCGGGGTCAGGGCCGACGGGAGGTAGAACATCCGCACGTCTGACGGTTACACGGCCGGTAGTCCAGCGGTCGGCTGTCGACAGAACGCTCCGTCGTGGTATGGCGAACAGTGCACCCGGAAGGAAGGTCCTCACCGAGGACAATGTCTTCACGAACCTGCGGAAAATGGAGTATGCGGTACGCGGGCCCCTTCTCCTGCGTGCCTTGGAAATCGAAAAGGAACTGCAGAAG GGAGCCAAGAAACCGTTCAAGGAAGTGATAAAGGCTAATGTGGGAGATGCACATGCCATGGGTCAGCGACCAATAACCTTCTTGAGACAAGTACTGACTCTGACAGTGTCACCGAATCTCCTGGACGATCCCACTTACCCAGAGGACGTCAAGGAACGAGCTAGAACACTGTTGTGCGGCTGTAAAGGAGGCAGCGTTGGCTCGTACTCAGAATCAGCCGGGATTGAGATCGTCCGCAGACACGTGGCTGAATACATCCAGAATCGTGATGGACTTCCTTCTGACTACCGTAACATCATCCTCTCAAACGGAGCCTCAGATGGAATCAAA TCATTCCTGAAGCTGTTCAATGAAAGACTGGATGGAAAACCATCGGGGGTGATGATCCCTATCCCACAATATCCTCTGTATTCTGCCACGCTGGCTGAATTCGGGCTGGCCCAGGTAGGCTACTATTTGAACGAGGAGAATAAATGGGGATTGGATATCTCCGAGCTAGACAGAGCGTTGAACGAGTCAAGAAGAACCTGTAATCCTCGCGTATTGGTTGTAATAAACCCTGGTAATCCGACTGGCCAGGTGCTTACACGCAGCAATATCGAGGATATCATTCAGTTCGCTTATAAGAATCATCTGTTCTTACTGGCGGATGAAGTGTACCAAGACAATGTCTACGACAAGGACAGTGCCTTCCATTCGTTCAAAAAAGTGATGTTAGAAATGGGTGAACCATACTCTCAAATGGAACTGGCGTCTTACATGTCTGTGTCTAAAG GATACATGGGTGAGTGTGGAATCCGCGGCGGGTACGCGGAGATCATCAACATGGACCCCAAAGTTATGGCAATTTTACTGAAGTCCATCTCAGCGATGCTGTGTCCAACTGTCCTTGGCCAGGTGGTGATGGACGTTGTAGTAAATCCACCGAAACCGAAGGAACCGTCGTATCCGTTattcataaaagaaaaagaggagacATTGCGCTCATTGGCAGAGAGATCCCAGCTGGTGGTTGACACATTGAACAGCATTCCAGGATTTAAG GTGAATCCGGCCATGGGTGCTATGTATGTGTTCCCACAAATTGATCTCCCCAAAAAAGCCATAGAGGCAGCTAAAGCAAAAGGTCAACACCCTGATGTCTTCTACGCCTTCAAACTCTTAGAGACCACTGGAATATGTGTGATACCTGGCTCTGGGTTTGGACAGCGACCGGGAACATACCACTTCAGGACCACAATTTTACCACAAAAGGATACAATTAAAGCCATGCTCGATAGTCTGAAACAGTTCCACTTAAGGTTCCTGGAAGAGTACAAATAA
- the LOC117606774 gene encoding alanine aminotransferase 2 isoform X2 has translation MGAKKPFKEVIKANVGDAHAMGQRPITFLRQVLTLTVSPNLLDDPTYPEDVKERARTLLCGCKGGSVGSYSESAGIEIVRRHVAEYIQNRDGLPSDYRNIILSNGASDGIKSFLKLFNERLDGKPSGVMIPIPQYPLYSATLAEFGLAQVGYYLNEENKWGLDISELDRALNESRRTCNPRVLVVINPGNPTGQVLTRSNIEDIIQFAYKNHLFLLADEVYQDNVYDKDSAFHSFKKVMLEMGEPYSQMELASYMSVSKGYMGECGIRGGYAEIINMDPKVMAILLKSISAMLCPTVLGQVVMDVVVNPPKPKEPSYPLFIKEKEETLRSLAERSQLVVDTLNSIPGFKVNPAMGAMYVFPQIDLPKKAIEAAKAKGQHPDVFYAFKLLETTGICVIPGSGFGQRPGTYHFRTTILPQKDTIKAMLDSLKQFHLRFLEEYK, from the exons ATG GGAGCCAAGAAACCGTTCAAGGAAGTGATAAAGGCTAATGTGGGAGATGCACATGCCATGGGTCAGCGACCAATAACCTTCTTGAGACAAGTACTGACTCTGACAGTGTCACCGAATCTCCTGGACGATCCCACTTACCCAGAGGACGTCAAGGAACGAGCTAGAACACTGTTGTGCGGCTGTAAAGGAGGCAGCGTTGGCTCGTACTCAGAATCAGCCGGGATTGAGATCGTCCGCAGACACGTGGCTGAATACATCCAGAATCGTGATGGACTTCCTTCTGACTACCGTAACATCATCCTCTCAAACGGAGCCTCAGATGGAATCAAA TCATTCCTGAAGCTGTTCAATGAAAGACTGGATGGAAAACCATCGGGGGTGATGATCCCTATCCCACAATATCCTCTGTATTCTGCCACGCTGGCTGAATTCGGGCTGGCCCAGGTAGGCTACTATTTGAACGAGGAGAATAAATGGGGATTGGATATCTCCGAGCTAGACAGAGCGTTGAACGAGTCAAGAAGAACCTGTAATCCTCGCGTATTGGTTGTAATAAACCCTGGTAATCCGACTGGCCAGGTGCTTACACGCAGCAATATCGAGGATATCATTCAGTTCGCTTATAAGAATCATCTGTTCTTACTGGCGGATGAAGTGTACCAAGACAATGTCTACGACAAGGACAGTGCCTTCCATTCGTTCAAAAAAGTGATGTTAGAAATGGGTGAACCATACTCTCAAATGGAACTGGCGTCTTACATGTCTGTGTCTAAAG GATACATGGGTGAGTGTGGAATCCGCGGCGGGTACGCGGAGATCATCAACATGGACCCCAAAGTTATGGCAATTTTACTGAAGTCCATCTCAGCGATGCTGTGTCCAACTGTCCTTGGCCAGGTGGTGATGGACGTTGTAGTAAATCCACCGAAACCGAAGGAACCGTCGTATCCGTTattcataaaagaaaaagaggagacATTGCGCTCATTGGCAGAGAGATCCCAGCTGGTGGTTGACACATTGAACAGCATTCCAGGATTTAAG GTGAATCCGGCCATGGGTGCTATGTATGTGTTCCCACAAATTGATCTCCCCAAAAAAGCCATAGAGGCAGCTAAAGCAAAAGGTCAACACCCTGATGTCTTCTACGCCTTCAAACTCTTAGAGACCACTGGAATATGTGTGATACCTGGCTCTGGGTTTGGACAGCGACCGGGAACATACCACTTCAGGACCACAATTTTACCACAAAAGGATACAATTAAAGCCATGCTCGATAGTCTGAAACAGTTCCACTTAAGGTTCCTGGAAGAGTACAAATAA
- the galla-1 gene encoding cytosolic iron-sulfur assembly component galla-1, which yields MLSFFRKISIGGKIKDGLPTGDEMEVTEGCPDAREQTLVSQSDTELKESVYDLLRTIKDPEKPQTLEQLDVVYEDCVEISRHTPKGISVIRIEFNPTVPHCSLATLIGLCIRVKLERHLVALFKLDIYIKQGAHSTEQEINKQINDKERIAAAMENPNLRELVEKCIQEEE from the exons ATGTTGtcattttttcgaaaaatatcaATCGGGGGGAAGATAAAGGATGGTTTGCCAACAGGCGACGAAATGGAGGTTACAGAAGGCTGCCCAGATGCGAGAGAGCAAACTCTTGTCTCGCAATCCGACACGGAGCTTAAGGAATCTGTTTATG ATCTATTAAGAACAATCAAGGATCCCGAGAAACCACAAACATTAGAACAACTGGATGTCGTCTATGAAGACTGTGTTGAAATTTCAAGGCATACCCCAAAAGGAATATCTGTGATACGGATTGAATTTAATCCGACTGTACCACATTGTTCTTTAGCAACATTGATCGGTCTTTGCATTAGGGTAAAGCTAGAGCGTCATTTGGTAGCTCTATTTAAATTAGACATATACATTAAACAAGGTGCACACTCAACAGAACAAGAAA taaataaacaaataaatgacAAAGAGAGAATTGCAGCTGCCATGGAGAATCCTAATTTAAGAGAACTAGTAGAAAAATGTATCCaagaagaagaatga
- the CTL5 gene encoding C-type lectin 5, with translation MRTIWLMLLFVGVAVHAQRRLALPDPRSCANRVRHATYRDARGVAHSYFFSWEHQPTRSLEVDWLDARNICRRHCMDAVSLETPQENEFIKQRLARGNVRFIWTSGRKCNFNGCDRPDLQPQNINGWFWSGSGAKIGPTTQRNSGDWSNTGGYGQPQPDNREAAQGNDESCLSILNNFYNDGIKWHDVACHHRKPFVCEDSDELLNFVLSRNPGIRL, from the exons ATGAGGACGATATGGTTGATGTTACTTTTTGTCGGTGTCGCTGTACACGCTCAACGTCGACTCGCTCTTCCTGATCCACGCAGTTGTGCAAATA GAGTACGACATGCTACCTACAGGGATGCTAGAGGTGTTGCACATTCATACTTCTTCAGTTGGGAGCATCAGCCTACTAGAAGTCTTGAGGTAGACTGGCTCGATGCTCGTAACATTTGTCGCAGACACTGTATGGATGCAGTCTCTCTTGAAACGCCGCAAGAAAATGAGTTTATCAAACAGAGACTCGCTCGAG GAAATGTGAGATTCATTTGGACATCGGGACGCAAATGCAACTTCAATGGCTGCGACCGACCGGATCTTCAGCCCCAGAATATAAATGGATGGTTCTGGTCAGGTTCTGGGGCTAAAATCGGCCCCACTACACAGCGCAACTCCGGTGACTGGAGTAACACTGGTGGATACGGTCAACCGCAACCTGACAATCGCGAAGCTGCTcag GGCAACGACGAGTCTTGTCTATCTATCCTAAACAACTTCTACAATGATGGTATCAAATGGCACGACGTGGCTTGTCATCACCGGAAACCGTTTGTGTGCGAAGACAGTGATGAACTTCTGAACTTCGTCCTCTCTAGAAACCCTGGCATACGCCTTTAA
- the RpL35 gene encoding ribosomal protein L35, with protein sequence MGKIKCTELRTKDKKELIKQLEELKTELTNLRVAKVTGGAASKLSKIRVVRKAIARVYIIMHQKQKENLRLLYKNKKYKPLDLRPKKTRAIRRALTPYQANRKTLKEVRKRSAFPPRKYAIKV encoded by the exons ATG GGCAAGATTAAATGTACTGAACTGAGGACAAAAGACAAGAAGGAGCTGATAAAGCAGCTTGAGGAGCTCAAAACAGAGCTGACAAATCTTCGTGTTGCTAAAGTGACTGGTGGTGCTGCCTCTAAGTTATCAAAGAT CCGTGTAGTGAGAAAGGCGATAGCTAGAGTATACATTATTATGCATCAAAAGCAGAAAGAAAATCTGCGTTTGTTgtataaaaacaaaaagtaCAAGCCTCTGGATTTGAGGCCAAAGAAGACAAGGGCAATCAGGAGAGCGTTGACGCCTTATCAAGCCAACAGAAAGACCCTTAAAGAAGTACGCAAACGATCTGCCTTTCCACCAAGGAAATATGCTATAAAGGTGTAA
- the uri gene encoding unconventional prefoldin RPB5 interactor isoform X2, with product MLTMNYETDVRKFQQALLDDALLKGIQRNEEQCKVWRSYKKGHEKVAETLQTFQKDLHVNCMVPIGKRALMKGRLIHTNEVLTFLGDGYFAKYSATGAAALCQRRIQTEEMLKNLSTERDLYETRMMVLEGDLFEDCAGTEIVEHWNEEQIDEWRKKHREKEKEYHQKLSKVRQEERKKIETEEDLFNRLDQLEIEEELADELDRLEEEGYELFGEELGEGEYEYETENSSESEQDSSREKDEHILESVKESKQNVKSGTVKSVSFAETDSSIKKDEKLEKAEDTKSEDVEGSEEDILHIEFSHSSSNPVIKSDGDSIESPADIYKIFAKPKSILKRSPNDVIPVQAAPPDYSTEEDEEEEEESNKPSAYETVVKDIKERDTAAPTTDASKTAKDTRPISKFKRDRQLKQ from the exons ATGTTAACAATGAATTATGAAACTGATGTACGAAAATTTCAACAGGCTTTGTTGGATGATGCTCTTTTAAAG GGCATTCAAAGAAATGAAGAACAGTGCAAAGTATGGAGATCTTATAAAAAGGGTCACGAAAAAGTTGCAGAAACATTGCAAACTTTTCAAAAAGATTTACATGTCAATTGTATGGTACCAATTGGTAAAAGAGCATTAATGAAAGGAAGATTAATTCACACTAATGAAGTCCTTACTTTCTTGGGTGATGGATACTTTGCAAAATATAGTGCTACAGGAGCAGCAGCTCTCTGTCAAAGAAGAATACAAA CAGAGGAAATGCTAAAAAATCTAAGCACAGAAAGAGATTTATATGAAACTAGGATGATGGTATTGGAAGGTGATCTCTTTGAAGATTGTGCTGGTACAGAAATTGTTGAGCATTGGAATGAAGAACAAATTGATGAATGGAGAA aaaaacatagagaaaaagagaaggagtatcatcaGAAATTAAGCAAAGTTCggcaagaagaaagaaaaaagattgaaaCAGAAGAAGATCTCTTTAACAGACTTGATCAGCTTGAAATTGAAGAAGAGTTAGCAGATGAACTCGATCG ATTAGAAGAGGAAGGGTATGAACTTTTTGGAGAAGAATTAGGAGAAGGGGAATATGAATATGAAACAGAAAATTCCTCAGAAAGTGAACAGGATAGTTCCAGAGAGAAAGATGAACATATTTTAGAATCTGTGAAGGAGAGtaaacaaaatgttaaaagtGGAACAGTAAAGTCAGTTTCATTTGCAGAAACAGATAGTAGTATAAAAAAggatgaaaaattagaaaaagcagAAGATACAAAGAGTGAAGATGTAGAAGGTTCAGAAGAAGATATTCTTCACATAGAATTTAGTCATTCATCAAGTAACCCAGTTATAAAATCGGATGGAGATTCGATAGAATCGCCAGCAGATATTTATAAGATATTTGCCAAGCCTAAGTCCATTTTAAAAAGATCACCAAACGATGTTATTCCTGTACAAGCTGCTCCTCCTGATTATAGTACagaagaggatgaagaagaagaggaagaatcaAATAAACCTTCAGCATACGAAACC GTGGTAAAAGATATTAAGGAGAGGGATACAGCAGCACCTACAACCGATGCTTCGAAGACAGCGAAGGACACTCGGCCGATTAGTAAATTCAAAAGAGATCGCCAGCTGAAACAATAA
- the uri gene encoding unconventional prefoldin RPB5 interactor isoform X1, translating into MLTMNYETDVRKFQQALLDDALLKGIQRNEEQCKVWRSYKKGHEKVAETLQTFQKDLHVNCMVPIGKRALMKGRLIHTNEVLTFLGDGYFAKYSATGAAALCQRRIQKAEEMLKNLSTERDLYETRMMVLEGDLFEDCAGTEIVEHWNEEQIDEWRKKHREKEKEYHQKLSKVRQEERKKIETEEDLFNRLDQLEIEEELADELDRLEEEGYELFGEELGEGEYEYETENSSESEQDSSREKDEHILESVKESKQNVKSGTVKSVSFAETDSSIKKDEKLEKAEDTKSEDVEGSEEDILHIEFSHSSSNPVIKSDGDSIESPADIYKIFAKPKSILKRSPNDVIPVQAAPPDYSTEEDEEEEEESNKPSAYETVVKDIKERDTAAPTTDASKTAKDTRPISKFKRDRQLKQ; encoded by the exons ATGTTAACAATGAATTATGAAACTGATGTACGAAAATTTCAACAGGCTTTGTTGGATGATGCTCTTTTAAAG GGCATTCAAAGAAATGAAGAACAGTGCAAAGTATGGAGATCTTATAAAAAGGGTCACGAAAAAGTTGCAGAAACATTGCAAACTTTTCAAAAAGATTTACATGTCAATTGTATGGTACCAATTGGTAAAAGAGCATTAATGAAAGGAAGATTAATTCACACTAATGAAGTCCTTACTTTCTTGGGTGATGGATACTTTGCAAAATATAGTGCTACAGGAGCAGCAGCTCTCTGTCAAAGAAGAATACAAA AAGCAGAGGAAATGCTAAAAAATCTAAGCACAGAAAGAGATTTATATGAAACTAGGATGATGGTATTGGAAGGTGATCTCTTTGAAGATTGTGCTGGTACAGAAATTGTTGAGCATTGGAATGAAGAACAAATTGATGAATGGAGAA aaaaacatagagaaaaagagaaggagtatcatcaGAAATTAAGCAAAGTTCggcaagaagaaagaaaaaagattgaaaCAGAAGAAGATCTCTTTAACAGACTTGATCAGCTTGAAATTGAAGAAGAGTTAGCAGATGAACTCGATCG ATTAGAAGAGGAAGGGTATGAACTTTTTGGAGAAGAATTAGGAGAAGGGGAATATGAATATGAAACAGAAAATTCCTCAGAAAGTGAACAGGATAGTTCCAGAGAGAAAGATGAACATATTTTAGAATCTGTGAAGGAGAGtaaacaaaatgttaaaagtGGAACAGTAAAGTCAGTTTCATTTGCAGAAACAGATAGTAGTATAAAAAAggatgaaaaattagaaaaagcagAAGATACAAAGAGTGAAGATGTAGAAGGTTCAGAAGAAGATATTCTTCACATAGAATTTAGTCATTCATCAAGTAACCCAGTTATAAAATCGGATGGAGATTCGATAGAATCGCCAGCAGATATTTATAAGATATTTGCCAAGCCTAAGTCCATTTTAAAAAGATCACCAAACGATGTTATTCCTGTACAAGCTGCTCCTCCTGATTATAGTACagaagaggatgaagaagaagaggaagaatcaAATAAACCTTCAGCATACGAAACC GTGGTAAAAGATATTAAGGAGAGGGATACAGCAGCACCTACAACCGATGCTTCGAAGACAGCGAAGGACACTCGGCCGATTAGTAAATTCAAAAGAGATCGCCAGCTGAAACAATAA
- the uri gene encoding unconventional prefoldin RPB5 interactor isoform X3, protein MVPIGKRALMKGRLIHTNEVLTFLGDGYFAKYSATGAAALCQRRIQKAEEMLKNLSTERDLYETRMMVLEGDLFEDCAGTEIVEHWNEEQIDEWRKKHREKEKEYHQKLSKVRQEERKKIETEEDLFNRLDQLEIEEELADELDRLEEEGYELFGEELGEGEYEYETENSSESEQDSSREKDEHILESVKESKQNVKSGTVKSVSFAETDSSIKKDEKLEKAEDTKSEDVEGSEEDILHIEFSHSSSNPVIKSDGDSIESPADIYKIFAKPKSILKRSPNDVIPVQAAPPDYSTEEDEEEEEESNKPSAYETVVKDIKERDTAAPTTDASKTAKDTRPISKFKRDRQLKQ, encoded by the exons ATGGTACCAATTGGTAAAAGAGCATTAATGAAAGGAAGATTAATTCACACTAATGAAGTCCTTACTTTCTTGGGTGATGGATACTTTGCAAAATATAGTGCTACAGGAGCAGCAGCTCTCTGTCAAAGAAGAATACAAA AAGCAGAGGAAATGCTAAAAAATCTAAGCACAGAAAGAGATTTATATGAAACTAGGATGATGGTATTGGAAGGTGATCTCTTTGAAGATTGTGCTGGTACAGAAATTGTTGAGCATTGGAATGAAGAACAAATTGATGAATGGAGAA aaaaacatagagaaaaagagaaggagtatcatcaGAAATTAAGCAAAGTTCggcaagaagaaagaaaaaagattgaaaCAGAAGAAGATCTCTTTAACAGACTTGATCAGCTTGAAATTGAAGAAGAGTTAGCAGATGAACTCGATCG ATTAGAAGAGGAAGGGTATGAACTTTTTGGAGAAGAATTAGGAGAAGGGGAATATGAATATGAAACAGAAAATTCCTCAGAAAGTGAACAGGATAGTTCCAGAGAGAAAGATGAACATATTTTAGAATCTGTGAAGGAGAGtaaacaaaatgttaaaagtGGAACAGTAAAGTCAGTTTCATTTGCAGAAACAGATAGTAGTATAAAAAAggatgaaaaattagaaaaagcagAAGATACAAAGAGTGAAGATGTAGAAGGTTCAGAAGAAGATATTCTTCACATAGAATTTAGTCATTCATCAAGTAACCCAGTTATAAAATCGGATGGAGATTCGATAGAATCGCCAGCAGATATTTATAAGATATTTGCCAAGCCTAAGTCCATTTTAAAAAGATCACCAAACGATGTTATTCCTGTACAAGCTGCTCCTCCTGATTATAGTACagaagaggatgaagaagaagaggaagaatcaAATAAACCTTCAGCATACGAAACC GTGGTAAAAGATATTAAGGAGAGGGATACAGCAGCACCTACAACCGATGCTTCGAAGACAGCGAAGGACACTCGGCCGATTAGTAAATTCAAAAGAGATCGCCAGCTGAAACAATAA